Proteins encoded by one window of Xiphophorus couchianus chromosome 13, X_couchianus-1.0, whole genome shotgun sequence:
- the rnf115b gene encoding E3 ubiquitin-protein ligase RNF115, with protein MAEAADTPQHRFYCHFCKKQTEPQLPDLVCPTCEFDFIEEVTEDSSFLQDSASSVTNAESNLQLPDIWQLVFMERSALLSHPPSSESRPEDHQQVSPASPVVTELQEQDSPFNAEQDESSRPEQIPAVPGLMLQVLSDLLATSGNSSSTPTVLSSMMQLYSNPGDYVWGQGGLDSVVTELLEQLESTGPPPAKEEMISLLPRVCVSQEQIDCRLECPVCREEYSLAESVRKLPCLHYFHSGCIVPWLELHDTCPVCRKSLDGVDNNLPPTSQPQDELSDRQEQQEREAI; from the exons ATGGCGGAGGCTGCGGACACACCACAACACCGGTTTTACTGCCACTTCTGCAAGAAACAGACGGAGCCCCAACTGCCG GATTTGGTCTGCCCCACGTGTGAGTTCGACTTCATCGAGGAGGTAACAGAAGACTCCAG tTTCCTGCAGGATAGTGCGTCGTCAGTAACAAATGCAGAGTCAAACTTGCAGTTGCCAGAC ATATGGCAGCTGGTGTTCATGGAGCGCTCCGCCCTGCTGTCCCACCCGCCCTCCTCCGAGTCCCGTCCAGAGGACCACCAGCAGGTATCTCCAGCGTCCCCGGTCGTTACAGAGTTGCAGGAACAGGACTCGCCTTTTAATGCTGAGCAGGACGAGTCTTCCAGGCCTGAGCAAATTCCCGCTGTACCCGG GCTCATGCTGCAGGTCTTGTCTGACCTGTTAGCCACCAGCGGAAACTCTTCTTCTACTCCAACCGTACT ATCAAGCATGATGCAGCTGTACTCAAACCCGGGAGATTATGTGTGGGGACAGGGAGGCCTTGACTCGGTCGTCACAGAG TTATTAGAGCAGCTGGAGAGCACGGGTCCACCGCCGGCTAAAGAGGAGATGATCTCATTGCTGCCCAGAGTTTGCGTCTCTCAAGAACAGATAG actGTCGACTAGAATGTCCAGTTTGTAGGGAGGAGTATTCGCTTGCCGAATCTGTCAGGAAGCTTCCCTGCCTCCATTACTTCCACAGTGGCTGCATAGTACCTTGGTTGGAACTG CATGACACCTGCCCAGTGTGCCGCAAAAGTCTCGATGGCGTCGACAACAACCTCCCGCCCACGTCGCAGCCCCAAGACGAGCTCTCTGACAGGCAAGAGCAACAAGAGAGGGAGGCGATTTGA